In a single window of the Drosophila albomicans strain 15112-1751.03 chromosome 3, ASM965048v2, whole genome shotgun sequence genome:
- the LOC117568417 gene encoding probable histone-lysine N-methyltransferase CG1716: MENFIADAAEKMEAPRKRLGRPPKNNSSNQLAGAETPSNDEIDAAATAADTSCRRSTRKKIAKFDVLDVLNKSRKTHKIQIEARIDSNTPTTSQNVATPTSTQGLSSPINRFIAARAAPQPTPTPSVPALELFTKPKPTPSLIVLQVSSDKSQDLPQRKRGRPRKQLSMDNTSNSSSPQVEINAEIVTSLSGESSDSDLGVVTSNVPANLELQDDNALESSQASNDDAETEIITVLQSDEEDSDSQIIFVEIETATSATGEEQEDSNNPAEQHSFKLIFPKGENAEEEVEATPNDSNPSDQEFIAAVEEQLAKDEEEEQPATELELITEELSEQASVCEIDEEVLLLEQAEQLIEETQGEEDVNMDTVEDAKLKSVEDVRMETEDETKQEIVEEEKKEKVNEDMETADEAKQETVNVKLEKVDEAKQETADEKQETVDDVNQKATDKTKPETTFYVDEPKQDLIVAAKLETVDDVKLIADVINETTKDCPKEEVEEKQQPQEKKTQPSTAEKVIPIELGTKISEEILEQPEQKPTTETSKLIAAEQPKKDHVKVTSESAQTEVAAELPATAIEMKLSTEVTDKEIKMKATTKEPEVKQAKKEPPASEDAAIETPPMRTEPSSGSKVEVMESRTTDKKKPTESPGPSPKREKSSTPAKLPIVECDALFKVLDEANAQMRQEEKTKKKLKQSAKKQKQETIKQSSPTPPTAATSRGKKSQSKKASRRNTISSEEQQQQQEKETPSVATNKRRNSLHPFKASPSPERRPESSGKKAKEKKPTRKSATAKETTETTVTKAEPSRRISTPTSEAEESFLLGDIAKFIEDGVKLLERDYRVEDEQQQQQQQQPEEPEQQKQEEQQEDEFATRVANLETPATTPTPSPAVSTEDLSSGVRRSHRIKQKPQSSKSSQGRGSSAHTPSISMEQQLSELAHIEAINEQFLRHEGLNTFQTLRDNYYRCARQVSKENAEMQCDCFVTGDEEGLGQLPCGDGCINRMLMIECGPLCTNADRCTNKRFQQHQGWPCRVFRTEKKGCGITAELQIPPGEFIMEYVGEVIDSEEFERRQHLYSEDRNRHYYFMALRGEAIIDATSKGNISRYINHSCDPNAETQKWTVNGELRIGFFSVKTILPGEEITFDYQYQRYGRDAQRCYCESANCRGWIGNEPESDEGEQLDTDSESEQESLNEEPRLEQEQNKTKPSKGAKTKAQSKLPAAARKKRKEQPKAKDREYKAGRWLRPSGGSSEKSASGKHDHVEDPDVLEQLTLLTRSGLKNQLDTLRFSRCMVRAKLLESRLQLLGVLTRGELPCRRLFLDYHGLRLLQAWISESGSDQQLRLALLDALESLPIPNKTMLNDSRVYQSVQLWSNQSGEPAQPDMERILALLQKWNGLPEIFRIPKRERIEQMKEHEREADRQQQDKPALEESNSASSVLSSDRYRQDRFRRDTSSRYEKSKPPSRMSGNNTICTITSTANSEGANGGGGGKSESRRRSEFDPRRAITKEMRRSLFERKVAQDEAEKRVGSEDFREHELRCEYFGADLNTDPKQLPFYQNTETNEWFNSDDQPVAAPLRCGDITEPPSPESPADVEYKLPPNIEPLPLSWTWARTPEGDIYYYHLRDREPQWEPPTAEQRLQKLVEDEPEPVPATETDDEANADHLIKVDIDFGAQLSAAAMDHLVEIKVRERREKRRNRLVSVRVISPRREEDRLYNQQESRKYKENKEKIRRRKEVYRRTRIETSATEADDEDQPADALPIHRYLYSSDEEATTDGDCLPEAEAEQEPGRSSETESMGSSKRKLPIPEGLKKHRSERDKKRKTASIAREASDKFHFEISAHVAEFLRPYRQETCQLGRITSDEDYKFLIKRLSHHITTKETRYCEATSNPLACTESVKHKSYDFIKQYMRKKGPIYKKPSDKMD; this comes from the exons ATGGAGAATTTCATAGCCGATGCGGCTGAAAAAATGGAGGCGCCGCGCAAACGACTCGGAAGACCACCGAAAAACAATAGCAGCAATCAATTAGCTGGAGCTGAGACACCAAGCAATGATGAAATCGATGCCGCTGCCACGGCAGCAGACACATCATGCAGACGCAGCACACGAaagaaaattgccaaattcGATGTGCTCGATGTGCTGAACAAAAGCCGCAAAAcgcacaaaatacaaatcgaGGCACGCATCGATTCCAATACGCCAACCACCAGCCAGAATGTGGCAACTCCAACCTCCACACAAGGCCTCAGCTCGCCAATCAATCGCTTCATTGCCGCTCGAGCTGCACCGCAACCAACGCCAACGCCTTCTGTGCCCGCCCTGGAGCTGTTCACGAAGCCTAAGCCAACGCCCAGCTTGATTGTGTTGCAGGTGAGCAGCGATAAGTCGCAAGATTTGCCACAACGCAAACGTGGTCGTCCACGCAAGCAGCTGTCCATGGACAACACTTCTAACAGCAGCAGTCCACAAGTGGAAATAAATGCGGAAATTGTGACCAGTTTAAGTGGTGAATCTTCCGACTCGGATCTGGGAGTTGTAACATCGAATGTGCCCGCAAATCTGGAGTTGCAAGATGACAATGCCTTGGAGTCGTCTCAAGCCTCCAACGACGATGCGGAGACAGAGATCATAACTGTGCTGCAGTCCGATGAAGAAGATTCCGATTCGCAGATTATTTTTGTGGAGATTGAAACGGCAACTTCAGCGACTGGCGAGGAGCAAGAAGATAGCAACAATCCAGCTGAACAGCACAGCTTCAAATTGATATTCCCCAAGGGCGAGAATGCGGAGGAGGAAGTGGAGGCAACACCTAACGATTCAAATCCCTCAGATCAAGAGTTTATTGCGGCTGTTGAGGAACAGCTAGCCAAGGATGAAGAAGAGGAACAGCCAGCCACTGAGCTGGAACTGATAACTGAAGAGCTTAGCGAACAGGCAAGTGTCTGCGAGATTGATGAGGAAGTGCTGCTGTTGGAGCAAGCAGAACAGCTGATAGAGGAGACGCAGGGTGAGGAGGACGTAAATATGGACACAGTAGAGGATGCTAAACTGAAGAGCGTTGAAGATGTAAGGATGGAGACGGAAGACGAAACAAAACAGGAGATTGtggaagaagaaaagaagGAGAAAGTTAATGAGGATATGGAGACTGCAGATGAAGCAAAGCAGGAGACAGTAAATGTGAAACTGGAGAAAGTAGATGAAGCAAAGCAGGAGACAGCAGATGAAAAACAGGAGACTGTAGATGATGTAAATCAGAAGGCCACAGATAAAACAAAGCCGGAGACTACGTTTTATGTAGATGAACCAAAACAAGACTTAATAGTTGCTGCCAAGTTGGAGACTGTAGATGATGTAAAGTTGATTGCTGATGTTATCaacgaaacaacaaaagatTGCCCTAAGGAAGAAGTTGAagaaaagcagcagccacaggaGAAGAAGACACAGCCGTCAACAGCAGAAAAAGTAATCCCGATAGAATTGGGGACCAAGATCTCAGAAGAAATCCTAGAGCAGCCTGAACAAAAGCCAACGACTGAGACCAGCAAACTAATAGCTGCCGAACAACCAAAGAAAGATCACGTTAAAGTCACTTCAGAATCTGCGCAAACTGAGGTGGCAGCTGAGTTGCCTGCCacagcaattgaaatgaaactgTCAACTGAAGTGACAGAcaaagaaatcaaaatgaaagcTACAACAAAAGAGCCTGAAGTCAAGCAGGCTAAGAAGGAGCCGCCTGCAAGTGAAGATGCTGCAATTGAGACGCCTCCAATGAGGACAGAGccaagcagcggcagcaaagtCGAAGTCATGGAAAGTCGCACCACCGACAAGAAGAAACCAACTGAAAGCCCAGGGCCAAGTCCGAAACGGGAGAAATCTTCCACGCCTGCCAAGCTGCCGATTGTGGAATGCGATGCGCTGTTCAAGGTGCTGGACGAGGCCAACGCACAGATGCGTCAGGAGGAGAAGACTAAAAAGAAGCTCAAGCAATCGGccaagaagcagaagcaggagACCATCAAGCAGAGTTCACCCACACCGCCAACGGCAGCCACATCGCGTGGCAAGAAGTCGCAGAGCAAGAAGGCTTCGCGACGCAATACAATCAGCAGCgaggaacagcaacagcagcaggagaaggaAACCCCTTCAGTGGCCACCAATAAACGTCGCAATTCGCTGCATCCCTTCAAGGCGTCGCCAAGTCCCGAGCGTCGCCCCGAGTCGAGCGGCAAGAAAGCCAAGGAAAAGAAGCCGACACGCAAGTCAGCGACAGCGAAGGAAACAACAGAGACAACGGTTACAAAGGCAGAGCCAAGTCGTCGCATTTCCACGCCCACCTCTGAGGCGGAGGAATCCTTTTTGCTGGGCGACATAGCCAAGTTCATTGAGGATGGCGTCAAGCTGCTCGAACGGGATTACAGAGTAGAGgatgagcaacagcagcaacaacaacaacaaccggaAGAGCCGGAGCAACAAAAGCAGGAAGAGCAGCAAGAAGATGAGTTTGCCACGCGCGTGGCAAATCTAGAGACGCCAGCCACCACACCGACACCCTCGCCCGCTGTAAGCACAGAGGATTTGTCATCGGGCGTGCGACGTTCGCATCGCATCAAGCAGAAGCCACAGAGCAGCAAATCGTCGCAGGGACGCGGGAGCAGCGCGCACACGCCGTCGATTAGCatggagcagcagctgtcgGAGTTGGCGCACATCGAGGCCATCAACGAGCAGTTTCTACGCCACGAGGGACTGAACACATTCCAAACGCTCCGGGACAATTACTATCGCTGTGCTCGCCAGGTGAGCAAGGAGAACGCGGAGATGCAATGCGATTGCTTTGTCACCGGCGATGAGGAGGGCTTGGGACAGTTGCCTTGTGGCGATGGCTGCATCAATCGCATGCTGATGATAGAGTGCGGTCCGCTGTGCACGAATGCGGATCGCTGCACCAACAAGCGCTTCCAGCAGCATCAGGGCTGGCCTTGTCGTGTCTTTCGCACCGAGAAGAAGGGTTGCGGCATCACCGCCGAGTTGCAAATACCGCCCGGGGAGTTCATCATGGAGTACGTGGGCGAAGTGATTGACAGCGAGGAGTTTGAGCGACGTCAGCACTTGTATTCCGAGGATCGCAATCGTCACTATTACTTCATGGCGTTGCGCGGCGAAGCCATTATCGATGCCACATCCAAGGGCAACATTTCGCGCTACATTAATCACAGCTGTGATCCGAATGCCGAGACCCAAAAGTGGACAGTCAACGGCGAATTGCGCATCGGTTTCTTCAGTGTGAAGACCATTTTGCCAGGTGAGGAGATTACATTCGATTATCAATATCAACGCTATGGACGCGATGCTCAGCGCTGCTATTGCGAGTCGGCGAATTGTCGTGGCTGGATTGGCAACGAACCAGAGTCGGATGAGGGCGAGCAACTGGACACGGATAGCGAAAGCGAACAGGAGTCACTCAACGAGGAGCCACGCCTCGAGCaggaacaaaacaaaaccaaacccaGCAAGGGAGCGAAGACCAAGGCACAATCCAAGTTGCCCGCAGCAGCGCGCAAGAAGCGCAAGGAGCAGCCCAAGGCCAAGGATCGCGAGTACAAAGCCGGACGTTGGCTCCGTCCATCGGGCGGCAGCAGTGAGAAGTCTGCAAGCGGTAAACACGATCACGTCGAAGATCCGGATGTGCTGGAGCAGCTCACGTTGCTCACACGCAGCGGGCTCAAGAATCAGCTGGACACATTGCGTTTCTCGCGTTGCATGGTGCGCGCCAAGCTGCTAGAGAGTCGCCTCCAATTGCTGGGTGTGCTCACACGCGGCGAGTTGCCCTGTCGCCGTCTCTTCCTCGACTACCATGGTTTGCGGTTGCTGCAGGCGTGGATTAGCGAGAGCGGCAGCGATCAGCAGCTGCGTTTGGCGCTGCTTGATGCCCTCGAATCGCTGCCCATACCCAACAAGACCATGTTGAACGACAGTCGCGTGTACCAGAGCGTGCAGCTCTGGAGCAACCAGTCTGGAGAGCCGGCCCAACCGGACATGGAACGCATCTTGGCGCTGCTACAAAAATGGAATGGTCTGCCGGAGATCTTTCGCATACCGAAACGTGAGCGCATCGAGCAGATGAAGGAGCACGAACGTGAAGCGGATCGTCAGCAACAAGACAAACCGGCACTGGAGGAGAGCAACAGCGCCTCGTCGGTGCTAAGCAGCGATCGTTATCGTCAGGATCGCTTCAGGCGCGACACGAGCAGTCGCTACGAGAAGTCAAAGCCGCCATCGCGTATGAGCGGCAACAATACCATCTGCACCATCACCAGTACTGCCAACTCCGAGGGCGCCAACGGCGGAGGCGGCGGCAAGTCCGAAAGTCGTCGACGCTCCGAGTTTGATCCACGTCGCGCCATCACCAAGGAAATGCGTCGATCGCTATTTGAGCGCAAG GTCGCCCAGGACGAAGCAGAGAAGCGTGTAGGAAGCGAGGACTTCCGTGAGCACGAGCTACGCTGCGAATACTTTGGCGCCGATCTCAACACTGATCCTAAACAGCTGCCCTTCTATCAGAACACCGAGACCAACGAGTGGTTCAACAGCGATGATCAGCCGGTAGCAGCTCCATTGCGTTGTGGCGACATTACTGAGCCACCCTCGCCTGAAAGTCCCGCCGATGTGGAGTACAAGTTGCCGCCCAACATCGAACCGCTGCCGCTCTCTTGGACCTGGGCACGTACCCCAGAGGGTGACATCTACTATTATCATTTGCGTGATCGCGAGCCACAGTGGGAGCCACCAACCGCCGAGCAGCGTCTGCAGAAGCTGGTGGAGGATGAGCCGGAGCCGGTGCCAGCAACGGAAACGGACGACGAAGCTAACGCTGATCATCTTATCAAAGTGGACATTGATTTTGGAGCACAACTCAGTGCAGCGGCCATGGATCACTTGGTGGAGATCAAGGTACGCGAACGACGCGAGAAGCGACGCAATCGTCTGGTCTCAGTGCGTGTTATAAGTCCACGACGTGAGGAGGATCGTCTCTACAATCAGCAGGAGTCCCGCAAGTACAAGGAGAACAAGGAGAAGATACGACGCCGCAAGGAAGTCTATCGTCGCACACGTATCGAGACTAGTGCCACAGAGGCCGACGATGAGGATCAGCCTGCTGATGCGTTGCCCATACATCGCTATCTCTATTCATCGGACGAGGAGGCCACCACCGATGGCGATTGTCTGCCCGAAGCCGAGGCGGAGCAAGAGCCGGGACGTTCTAGCGAAACTGAATCGATGGGCAGCTCTAAGCGCAAGCTACCCATTCCGGAGGGTCTAAAGAAGCACCGCAGCGAACGCGACAAGAAGCGCAAGAC CGCTAGCATTGCCCGCGAGGCCAGCGATAAATTCCACTTTGAGATCAGCGCTCATGTGGCCGAATTTTTGCGTCCTTATCGCCAAGAGACTTGCCAGTTGGGTCGCATCACAAGCGACGAGGACTACAAGTTCCTCATAAAGCGG CTGAGCCATCACATTACCACCAAGGAGACGCGCTATTGTGAGGCGACCAGCAACCCTTTGGCTTGCACCGAGTCAGTAAAGCACAAGTCCT